In Acaryochloris sp. CCMEE 5410, the following proteins share a genomic window:
- a CDS encoding 3'-5' exonuclease, with the protein MLPPLLLTVSCSVIRILNLPRSPVRYPIQVYEGYTERDEGQWIAQRIQDLAAVDPDFAYYRVAVLARTHRRASAVLGVLAKHRCLRHG; encoded by the coding sequence ATGCTGCCTCCGCTTTTGCTGACTGTTTCTTGCAGCGTTATACGCATTCTCAACCTGCCAAGATCGCCCGTTAGGTACCCAATTCAGGTTTATGAAGGCTATACAGAAAGAGACGAGGGCCAATGGATTGCCCAGAGAATTCAGGACTTAGCCGCTGTAGATCCTGACTTCGCCTATTACCGAGTTGCAGTCCTTGCCCGTACCCATAGAAGAGCGAGTGCCGTGTTAGGTGTCTTAGCCAAGCACAGGTGCTTGCGTCACGGTTGA
- a CDS encoding telomere resolvase: MENPWVGNLESAKESDGRGPTSSKGRACRESRHFEHMRFTTDEWTEINLQAGSQPREGSIHLITNPDAIVAKASQLLKSCQWANIIAGLTVITGRRCAELLKTATFSYQSPFSLWFTGTPKLHPTKPHPAFELPTLYLLNRSWTQLHRSEIC; this comes from the coding sequence ATGGAAAACCCATGGGTTGGAAACCTTGAATCAGCAAAAGAATCTGATGGTCGAGGTCCGACAAGCTCTAAAGGAAGAGCTTGCAGAGAATCACGTCATTTTGAGCATATGCGCTTCACCACTGACGAGTGGACGGAGATCAACCTTCAGGCAGGCTCTCAACCTCGTGAAGGCAGCATCCATCTCATCACCAATCCTGATGCCATCGTTGCTAAGGCATCACAACTGCTCAAGAGCTGCCAATGGGCAAATATCATCGCGGGACTTACAGTCATTACAGGCCGCAGATGCGCCGAACTGCTCAAAACAGCCACCTTTTCTTACCAATCTCCTTTCAGTCTTTGGTTTACAGGGACACCAAAACTTCATCCAACTAAACCTCATCCTGCTTTCGAGTTGCCGACTCTGTACCTGCTGAACAGGTCATGGACTCAATTACACAGATCCGAGATCTGTTAG